One stretch of Chryseobacterium sp. LJ668 DNA includes these proteins:
- a CDS encoding DinB family protein, with protein sequence MNYHFQAHRQVRKNLLDILQNTSHDDLLLIPDGFNNNMYWNIAHTVATQQLLHYYLSGHPFRIDKYWIETYKKGTMPNLNVQKSEVEDLEFLLTETSKILMKDYDSDFFSDYTPYTTSFGMDLKSIQDAIIFNNLHESLHYGYAMAQKRAILGEKG encoded by the coding sequence ATGAATTATCATTTTCAAGCTCACAGACAGGTCAGAAAAAACCTTTTGGATATCTTGCAGAACACTTCACATGATGATCTTCTATTAATTCCCGATGGTTTTAATAACAACATGTACTGGAATATTGCGCATACCGTTGCTACACAGCAATTGTTGCATTATTATCTGAGCGGACATCCTTTCAGAATCGATAAATACTGGATCGAAACCTATAAAAAAGGAACCATGCCCAATCTGAATGTACAGAAGTCTGAAGTAGAAGATCTAGAATTTCTTTTAACCGAAACATCCAAGATTTTGATGAAAGATTACGACAGCGATTTTTTTTCAGATTATACGCCGTACACCACAAGTTTCGGGATGGATCTGAAAAGTATTCAGGATGCAATTATTTTTAACAATCTTCATGAGAGTTTGCATTACGGCTATGCAATGGCGCAGAAGAGAGCAATTTTAGGAGAAAAAGGCTAA
- a CDS encoding DUF6263 family protein: MKNIAAIALISLAIISCKKETATITKIDPKTGKTITVEVPADSVAEVKANPAIKDSLGVYTQSFKLEKGKTYPLTTYQRDVKTMTDPQGKTLNGTSESTDEMSFTVNDVKNGIYDITINLIGKRNSQSADGKTIVVDTKQAIPKEDNLKMIWNVNRALTGNKLNMKMDSKGNVISITGFDAIYTKISNALGTLIKDANQKASAVAGLKQTFNEKVLKDQFAKNLTIIPKKGVKIGEKWSTSESADETGKFKVTSNYVLKSVGNGIAEISITGGIPKKEEKKSQGEMTHSMSSELAQNGTIKFDQNTGWITNQNITVKTTQIETISDGKQSQSMKSVSNSSVMVNPAAK; this comes from the coding sequence ATGAAAAATATAGCAGCAATAGCATTGATCTCTTTAGCCATTATTTCATGTAAAAAAGAGACAGCAACGATTACAAAAATAGACCCTAAAACCGGAAAAACGATAACAGTAGAAGTTCCTGCAGATTCTGTGGCTGAAGTGAAAGCAAATCCTGCAATCAAAGACTCTTTGGGTGTTTATACACAGTCTTTTAAGCTTGAAAAAGGTAAAACATATCCTTTAACGACGTACCAAAGAGACGTGAAAACAATGACTGATCCTCAAGGAAAAACATTGAACGGAACAAGTGAATCTACCGACGAAATGAGTTTTACAGTAAATGATGTGAAAAATGGAATTTACGATATTACCATCAATCTGATCGGGAAAAGAAACTCTCAGAGTGCTGATGGAAAAACCATTGTTGTAGACACAAAACAGGCAATCCCGAAAGAGGACAATCTTAAAATGATCTGGAATGTAAACCGTGCATTGACCGGTAACAAACTGAACATGAAAATGGACAGTAAAGGAAATGTGATCTCAATTACAGGTTTTGATGCTATCTATACAAAAATTTCAAACGCACTGGGAACGCTCATCAAAGATGCTAATCAAAAAGCAAGTGCTGTTGCAGGTCTGAAACAAACCTTTAACGAAAAAGTGCTGAAAGACCAATTTGCAAAAAACCTGACAATTATCCCTAAAAAAGGAGTAAAAATCGGTGAAAAATGGTCGACAAGCGAAAGTGCTGATGAAACAGGAAAATTTAAGGTAACCTCAAACTATGTTTTGAAAAGTGTAGGAAACGGTATAGCTGAAATATCTATAACTGGAGGAATTCCTAAAAAAGAAGAGAAAAAATCTCAAGGCGAGATGACGCACAGCATGAGCAGCGAACTGGCTCAAAACGGAACCATTAAATTTGACCAGAATACAGGCTGGATCACCAATCAGAATATCACGGTAAAAACTACTCAGATAGAAACAATTTCAGACGGAAAACAGTCTCAGAGTATGAAAAGTGTGTCAAATTCTTCTGTAATGGTAAATCCTGCTGCTAAATAA
- the rlmB gene encoding 23S rRNA (guanosine(2251)-2'-O)-methyltransferase RlmB: MEDFQHKNSKPEFRNSEPNKKDDFIFGLRPVLEAIEAGKTIDKIFVQNALQGEIFAELKAVLAKYKIRPNYVPVEKLNRFTRKNHQGVVAFISDVPFHKIENIIPELFEEGKVPFILILDRLTDVRNFGAICRTAECVGIHAVVIPEKGGAPINSDAIKTSAGAMYNIKICKENNLAHVVDYLQQSGVSVFSATEKAQKLIYDVNFTEPCAIVMGNEETGISKEVLHHSDEKIKLPIEGKTQSLNVSVACGAILYEAMRQKLVKIN, translated from the coding sequence TTGGAAGATTTTCAACATAAGAACTCAAAACCTGAATTTAGAAATTCAGAACCTAATAAGAAAGACGATTTTATATTCGGGTTGCGTCCCGTTTTAGAAGCGATTGAAGCAGGGAAAACGATTGACAAAATTTTTGTACAGAATGCCCTGCAAGGGGAAATTTTCGCAGAGCTGAAAGCTGTTTTAGCAAAATATAAAATACGTCCCAACTATGTACCTGTTGAAAAACTGAACCGTTTTACGAGAAAAAACCACCAAGGTGTAGTTGCTTTTATTTCAGACGTACCTTTTCATAAAATAGAAAATATTATTCCTGAATTATTTGAGGAAGGAAAAGTACCGTTCATATTAATTTTAGACAGATTAACTGACGTAAGAAACTTTGGAGCCATTTGCAGAACTGCAGAATGTGTGGGAATTCATGCAGTTGTTATTCCTGAAAAAGGAGGAGCACCGATCAATTCTGATGCGATAAAAACTTCCGCGGGGGCAATGTACAACATTAAAATCTGCAAAGAGAATAATTTGGCTCATGTGGTAGATTATCTTCAGCAAAGCGGAGTTTCTGTATTTTCGGCAACTGAAAAAGCACAAAAACTGATTTACGATGTCAATTTTACAGAACCTTGTGCTATCGTGATGGGGAATGAAGAAACCGGAATTTCTAAAGAAGTTCTGCATCATTCTGACGAAAAAATAAAACTTCCCATCGAAGGAAAAACTCAGTCATTAAACGTCTCTGTAGCTTGCGGAGCCATTCTTTACGAAGCGATGAGACAAAAATTAGTGAAAATCAATTAA